ATAAAATACCCTTATTAAGCTGGCAATTGAGTTTGGACTTACCAATGAAACAGAAAACCAAATACCAACTCCGGTCATTGCACCAATAGTTGTCGTGATGATAAACGCTGTCCACATCATATTGTAAACCATCTTGTCCCATTTAGGATCGGTGATCTGATCCGGCCTGCTATTCATTACACCCTTATTCTCCAGCCAGGCCACTAGCGGCATAAAACCCACGGCCAAAGAATGGTTAATCAGCGCATGAAGTGTGGCAATCAAAGCAATCAACATCCGATTGTTGAGCCAGTCCAGATGAAACAAAGGAATATCCATATCAAAAATATTAGGCTACAAAAATCCTCTTTAAACACCTAAATCAGCAGAAATAACAAAGCAGGATGTTTATAAAAACAATCCTGCTTCGGGTGTTAAAATGGAATTTTATATCAAAAAAAGGTTTTGAAAACTACATAAACGTGCCTTTTATTTACATATTCAATCCTAACCAGTTTATCAATTATAAAACCGTTGCTCCAACATCAGAATTAGCGGTGTTACAAACTGGAGTGGCTGATCAATTGCTTTGCTCTGATGCAGTACAGACCACCCAAAGTTGTTCTTTTTGAGGATGAGGACTTTCTTCCCTTCATGAGTAAGGAGAATATACGTTCCATTTGATTTTGCATCCACATAAGCAGAAAGACATTGGTATTTGCTATGAAGTTCTACCGGGACTAAACGTTCAAAATGAGTTTCAAAAAGATATTCAAGTCTGTTTTTTAACTTGGGATTTTGATTCCCTTTCGGATGTAATTCCAATTCAGAATGCTGAAGATTGAACTTGATCATCAGGTAAGTAAAAAGTATTGCGGGCGTTGCCGCAGAGAAAGCCAGAAGACCATTTCCCATAATATAAATCTAATTTGAGATTAAAAATCTGTCTATTTTTTTTAAACACATTAATTTTGCTTCTTGCGAAACTGCTCAGGAGTTAGGCCAGTCTGTTTTTTAAAAGAAGTGACAAAATAGGATATACTTTCAAAGCCCAATTGGTTGGCAATTTCATTTACAGATGAATTGGTATAATGCAACAACCGCTGTGCTTCAATTGTGATCCGTTTTCTGATCAGGTCACCAGCAGTCTGACCGGTTTCTTCTTTGCAGATTTTGTTTAGGTAGTTAGGACTAACATGTAGGAGATCTGCATAACAAGATGGGAGTTTTTTCAACTGAAAATGCGTATCGATCAATTCTTCAAATTGATGGATTTTTTCCTTTCTCATATTATTAAGTTTAAAGAAACCCGCAGGATTATAAAGCCTGTTCAGTTCGAATAGGATAATATTCAAATAAGACCGCAGCACAGTTTTTGACTCTCTTTCCTGTAGAATAAATTCTTCATAGGATAATCTGATCAGCTGGTGCCAACGTGTTTTTTCCTGATCCTTTAGACGAATATGAGGTTGTGCCTCTCTTTGTAAAAAGGAGAACTGATACAAAATATTATTGTTATACCGTAATGAAAAAAACTGCTCGGTGAAACAAATAATGTGCCCTTTTGCCTGTCTGTTAAAATCGATACTTGAAATGCAGCCTGGTTTAATGATGATTGCTTTTGCATTGTCATGTAGGCGTATCCGCTGGTTATCTACCATTACTTCTCCCAAAGCATTATCCACAAGCAGCAAAGCATAAAAGTCTTGCCTGTGTGGGTACTCCAAAATCGGAAATGTGTCGACTAAACCAGATAGTTCACCCATCCAGAAATGCCTGATGCTATCACCAAATAAACCTATGCTACAAACAGGTAATTCTGTTGTTTGCATGATGTGTTAGATGTGTTTGTGATATGATTTAAACTTCAGAAAGTATAATTGACTGCGGAGGATGAAAGATGGAACACCAAAAATCACTTTGATGCTGTTGTGACTGTGGATAAATCGTTGGTTTTAAAACCGGGGATTTCAGAAATGAAAATTTGAAATTAACCAATTGAGCAAAAAAGAGTTGGACATCTTTCAGTTTGATATCCGGAATATTCTGTTCCTGTTTATCACTCTTTTTAAGTTGGCTGGTCAAATAGCACTGACCCTCACAAATTGGGATCAGATCAAACCTGTTGATACAGATGTTTTTTGCAATATAATCTTGCTGGATATAAAAAGAAACCATAATCCATAGCTTATTCGTGCTTTGAAATAAAAAAGCAGCAAGTAAAAATATGGATAGTAGTTTTCTCATTTAATAGCCCGTCCAGGGAACTCTTCTTTTATTAAAATTTCTAAGTCTGAAATCAGTCTTGTCGTTTCCTCAGCACTGGTTCCGTCATAGACTCCTCTAATGTGTTGATTTTTATCGATCAGCAACAAGCCCCCGCTGTGTACATATCCACCGGGTGCTTTACTATCTGCATGTGCTGTGGCAAAATAGCTATCTGCGGCAATGGAGTAAATGGCCTCTTTTTCACCGGTCACGAAATGCCATTTTAGAGGGTCGACCCCTAATGCATCACTATGCGCCCTGAGTTTTTCAACAGTATCATGCTCTGGATCAATAGTGTGTGATAAGAATAACACATCTTCATCCAAATAATATGCATCATATACCTTTTTCATCTGTATAGTCATTTTGGGACAAATTGTTGGGCAGGATAAAAAGATGAAGTCAGCAATATAAACCTTCCCTTTAAAGGTATCATTTGTTACAAGCTCATTTCGCTGATCGGTAAATGAGAAAGGCTTGATCGTCGGGTAAATGGTATCTTTTCCAATCACCTCAGGATTTCCAAGTATAGGCAGTCGGATCTCGTTCCTGGAACAACCAAAAATCAATACAATAAAGACCAATACCAATACAATTTTCAAAACAATTATTTTTTAGTTTTAAGATAAGCTTTTGGATTCTTAACAAATCTGGATTTACAAGATTTGCTGCAAAACCCATAGACCTTTTTATCTGCAACAGCCGTATCTGCCAAAAATTTAAATGCAGGCATTCCACATACCGGATCTTTTTTATCAGCCAGGTCCTTTTCTGCAATTCTAATTTTTGTGGTGTCATTAGAACATTCAGAACTCATTCCAGTTATTGCTGGTGATGGATTCACATTGGTCATTGAACACATTAGTATGATTGTTCCCAATGTACTTAATAGACTTATTAAACTTTTCATAATTCTTTAAATTAAATAATTTACTTGAACACTACTGTTATATTACCTGATCTTCTTTTTTCAATCATACTTCTCAGAGTGTTCCTCTATTTAGTATTGGCAACTTGTTTAATATTGGGTTTTCCAACCACAAGGCCAGCATTTGCATCCCATTTATCGTATTCCATTATTGCACTTACAAATAGTGCTTCCTTCATTCCTCTATATTTGGCTACAACATGTAATGCTCCATCAATACCAGCAGAAACCCCAGCTGTAGATAGCAGTTTGCCATGCTCCACAAATCTTACATTGCCTACGAATTTCGAATTAGGTGTAAGCCTTTGTAAAGTATCTATAGCCTCAGCATGTGTAGTAACAGTTTTATAATCCAATATACCTGCTTTTGACAAGAGTTGTGCACCTGTACATACGGACATCGTTAACTTAGTTTTCTTATGAACTTCTTTTATCCAATTGATTACTTCTCTATTGTTCACCACAGGATCAAGTTCTTCCAATGGGGCTCCCGGAAGTACGATGATGTCAGGTTGCGGGGCATTAGAAATTGTATAATCGGGATAAATCCGAATTACAGATTTTTCAGTTCGCATCAGTCCCAAATCTGCTGCAACTGTATACACACGAAATCCTTTGGCATTACTAAAAACTTCAGCTGGCCCTGCAAAATCGAGCAGTTCCACACCTGGGTAAACAAAAATGGCGACATTTAATACTGCACTACCCCCTTCAACATATTCAGCAGTTCTATCATGACAACCATTAGTAATTAATAGCACTAGAAGAGAGGCAATCTTCAAAAAACATCTATTCATAGCTATTCCTTTAAAAAGGTAAGGACATGTGAACCATAAGGCGATTTCCAGCATACGCTCTACCTCCTGCAAGATCCTGCGACCGCACATTTTGATAATTAGCGCCGAATGAAACCCCTTTCATCGCTACCTCTACACCACCAACAGCAGATAGAGAATATCCACCTGATACAGCTACGTCATATTTCTTACTTTCCACATCTTTAGACGCAGTTTCATAAAGTACGCCAATATTAGGAGCAACAGTTACTTTATTCGCTATCCTGAATTTATAATAGGCCAATACATTTGTGGTGAATTTGTTACCATAACGATATTCATACTTATTTTCTGTATTGATCTTATAGTTCACATTGGCATTGACGCCCATATCATTGTAACGGATATCATAAGCCGCATTTAAGGTAAAATCTGTACTAGCAGTTCCCAATTGGAAGTTGTTCGGAGATTCGCTTACAGCTAAACGTTCAGTAGGCTCATACTTTCCGGTAGGCACCTTAATTCCACCACCTATCCATAAAGATTGAACCAACAAACGTTCACCCAAAGTCCCTTTGTGGTCAAGCAATTTATAATATCCCATAAGGGCAATATCACCCAACCCTGTTTTTGTTCCATTTCCAGTCTGACTAACACGTTCATTGAAATTATAAGGTACAAAAGCCAGTACCCTAAATCTAGTTCCAAAATTCCAACCACCCCAAAGCTCCGCACTCCGGTAAATCTCCTCAGCTGTGATTGGCGTACGTTCTCCGAAAGGACCCAGATGAGTCCTTAATGTTTTATGCTGATAGCGTAAGCCAATAAAACGCTTATTGTACTCTGGTAAAATCCCCAAATAATAGCTCCCAACACCGCAACCACATATATCACATGCCCGGGTAGCTGTTATACTTATCATAACCAACACCAGCGCAGTCATTATTTTATTTTTCATATCTATTGTTCTGATAACATTTTGTTATTGATAAAATCCATATCGTTCAGGGTATTCAGAAATGCTGTAAGTTTAGCTTTTTGATCTTCATTTAATGCTATGCCAAGCTTTCCATTCTGATTCAGTAACGGGTCTAAATTAGGCGTAGCCTGAACCTCCGAATTATAATGTTCCAATACACCAGCCAGTGATAAAAACCTCCCATCGTGCATATAAGGTGCAGTATATTGCAAGTTCCTTAGTGATGGTACCTTAAACTTATATTTATCTGTTTCTATTAGCGTAGCACCATATAAGCCTTTGTCATTGATCGTACTGATTCCTAAACCATTGTTACGGAAAGATCCGTCGGTGAATAAAGGCTCGGAATGACAAGAGGCACACTTTTCTTTAAATATTACATAGCCTGCCTGCTCATTTGCCGTAAAGGTTGCGCCAGCTTCCTTACGCATCACCTTGTCGTATTTGGAATTGCTGCTCACACACATTACCATAAATTGAGACAAGGCTTTCATGAAACGTGCCGTTGTTACTTCTTCTGTTCCAAAAGCACCTTTAAACATGGCTGTGTACTTAGGCAATGCACGGATTTTGTTCAATACATTATCAAGATTTTCATCCATTTCTTCATGGGTAGTGATAGGTGTGATCGGTTGAAGATCAAGATCAAAAACGCCACCACCCCACATAAATGCCTTGCTCCATGCGAGGTTCATAATTGGCGGTGAGTTACGTGTTCCTAATCGGTCATCGATACCGTGGCTCACATCATGTCCGTGCTGCGTAAATGCAGAAGACTGGATGTGGCAAGAGCCACAGGTAATGGTATTGTTTCGTGAAAGTCTGGGTTCGTAAAACAACGCCCTACCTAGTTCAAACCCTTCTTTTGTAACTGGATTATTGGCAAAATTATACACAGGCTCCGGAAAATTCGCCGGTTTTTGAAATCCCAGAAACTTTTCTATCTCTTCTTTGATCGGATTGTCTTTCTTACAGGCCAATATAAAAAGGCCAAAAAGACACAGTACGATCCAATGTTTCTTCTTCATGGTATTTAATTTTCAGTATGGTCATGTCTGAACATTTCAAGAAAATTCACTGCAATTTTAGCAGTAAAATCGTCAAACATCACATTTGGATGTTCAGCAATTCTAAAACTATTCTTACCATTAAAAACCTTCATTATATCAACAAAAAGATGGATGTTACTCTGACGGTCTTTCCTTACTTTAGCTATTCCTGCTGTCCTTAAATCTACATTAATCAACTTAATGTTATTGAGTGTCGGTGCACTGTAACCGCCGAAAAAGCCAATATGGTATTTCATCTGTTTCTTGCCCGTAGGATCACCATTTGCGTCATCTGATACTACATTCGAGTTCCCTTCGAACTTAAAGAAGATGTAACCGCTGTTCCAACCCCAATACATCCCACCGCCATCGTGACCACCACCAGCTGCAGGATCGAGTACCCCTGTACGTTTGTCTATTGGCATAGTACTACGCAAACTATCTACACCTAATGTGAAGGTTAAATTGGTATAATCTCCTTCAGGCACATTGACCTTCGCAAACCGGGTGCCCTTGTCATCACCTTTAATCAGGAAATAACTACTGTCTGGATTTACGGTGAAGATGTTTCCAGCCGCAGTGGTGACCTTAATATTACTGATGAAATACTGAACCCTTGATACCGTAAAGGCTTCACCCTCCGCATTTTTATAGGGGTTGCCTGTATTGTTAAAAGCCAATGTTCGTTCCCCCACAATATTATCAAACTCAACAGAAAGTGGTGCCAGGTTTTCTTTCTGAAAATCTGGAGTAGAATCGTCTTTTTTAGAACAGGCTGCAAATAGCAGCATGAAGCTGAAAAGCAGTATTGATTTTAAGCTTTTTCCTTTTGTAATCATCATGATTATGGATTAGGGTTATTAATTTTTTTATTAGTCGTGAATTCATAATCGGTAAGCGTACCCAGAAAAGCAATAATTGCCTCTCTTTCTGTTTGAGAAAGCGGTATGCCTGCCTGACCATGATTCTGATTAAGCAACATATCTGTAGTCGGAGAGATTTTAATCCCGGATTGATAATGATCCAGCACCTCATCAATGGTTTTAAATCTGCCATCATGCATATAAGGCGCAGTGAGCATTACATTTCTTAGTGAAGGCGTTTTGAATTTACCCATGTCGCCGGGATCAAAAGTCACCCTAAAACGACCTTGAAAAATCCCTTCATGCTCGTCGGTGAAAGCAGCATCAATGCCGTTATTATGGTAACCATCATCCGTAAACAACTCCCCGCTATGGCAAGATTTACATTTGCTGTTCACCAGGCTCATGCCAAGTAATTCAGTAGCTGAAAGACTGCCCCCTGCTTCAGCTCTTTTGAACTTGTCATATCTAGAAGTACCAGAAACCAACGTACGCTGGAACTGAGCCAATGCTTTCACCATATTTGCAGATTTAATATCCTCATTAAACGCTTTTCTAAACAGGCTTACATAACCAGGTATTTGTTTCAGTTCACTTTCCAGCTCTAGAAGGTCCTGATGCATCTCATCAGCACTAGTCAAAGGCCCAAATGCCTGAGATTCGAGGTTCTTCGAACCGCCATCCCAAAACAGTCCGGTTTTTGCCCAGGCCAGATTAAACAATGCAGGAGCATGCCTGTCTAATTTTTTGCCTGAAACGCCAATCGTACTCAATGCTACTCCATCAGTAAAAGCAAGATCCTGACGATGACAAGAGGCACAGGAAATCCTGTTGTTGCCAGAAAGCCTGACGTCATAAAAAAGCATTCTGCCCAATTCAATTCCTTCAGCAGTTAATGGGTTATCCAGATCCTGCTGAGCAGCCGGGAAGTTACCCGGCACCTCCAGCTTTATAGCATGAGGTACCGGATTAGGTTCTTCAACGGTATTATCCTTTTTACAAGATGATACAGTAGCCAGTAATAGAATAAAGACAGGAATCCACAAATCTGCGATCTTACCTGCCATTGGATTAGTTGACAGATTTTACTGAAAATACTTTTGTTGAATAGTTTGTTGCAACTGCCGCCATTATTTCTGCTTTTGAAGCGCCAACCACTGGATTGGTTACCACATCCATACCATCAATGGTTTTCGCCACATCAGCATTTAAAACAATCTTAGTATCCTTGGCAGAACTGATTTTAACGGCTTGAGGTAAATCAAGTGTTACTGTTTTGTAATTTGCGTTTAAGCCTGTTTCTACTAATAAAGTTTTAGATGAACCGTTTTCAGTTACTTTACCGCCAACAGATGAGAAAATATAACTGGTCATCCACATCCAGGAGACATTAGTCATCCCATTTAACTGAGAAAGTTCGCCTGTTTGCAGACTTAAATTGTCATTGTATTTCTGATCTACACCGATAGAAAATTTGATGGTTTTATAATCTCCCAATGGGATATTTGACAAAACCACATCTTCCCGCTTTTTAGCAGGATAGGTAAATGCTCCATCCTGAACAGGAACAGCGCTCGTTTCTTCAACCAGATAGTAAGAATTAGGCACTTTGTACTCTTCACCTTTGCTATTTACAAGGGTAACATTACTTACCCAATATCTGAATTTACTGAAATTAAGTGTCTTTGTCCCAGAAGTAAAGTCCTTATTTAATGCAAAATCCTGGGATCCGAATACCGCATCAAAGGAAACAGTTGCTTTACCGTCGGCTTCAGCCGGAACTGTATCACTGTCTTTTGAACATGATGTAAATAATAAAGTAGATAAACTTATGATAGATAATAATTTTTTCATTTTTGTTGTATAAATTTTGTGGTGCGTCCAAAAGGAGACATACTTAATAGGTAGTGATCAATACAGTCTGAATTACAGCAACTGTATTAAAGACAATAAATAAATTGAGGTAAACATCTCGCTATGATCGCTCAAAGGCATAGCATCAATACCTAAATTGTCCAAAGACAAAAAAGTAATGCATAAAGTGATGTTTTAACTAAGAAATGAGACTAAATGTAGCAGGTGGTGGATGAGGTACTTCAGAATTAACTTTTGGCAAAGCTGAAGAGATTTCAATAGGGTGATTCTTTTTTATTTGATTAGAAAAAAGAGCCATTGTAATACTTTGTTTCAAAATGAATTGATCAACAGATCCTTTCTTTTGACTATCCTGCTCTTGCTTCTTCTCTTTCTCCTCTGCTTGTTTTAACTTTTTCATCAAGTAGCATTTACCATTACAGTGTCTTTCAGGCTTATTCCTATTTTCGCAAAGTGTACTGGCAATATAACTTTGATTCAGGTCAAAACTGGCATAAATAAACAGCATGCTGAAGTTAGACAACACCAGTAAGACTAGAATAAATATGGCAACAGCGCTTTTGAACATAATTCTCCGCAAAAGTAAGGTTTTATTGTCTAATTAAAAATTTGTGGCGACATTAATAGTTTAGTTATTCAGGCTTAATGTTTAGATAAACGTGACTACAAATTCATATTATTTATTTCACATTCAACAAAGTAACGCATTTATTGATCCTCAGTATTTTATTACAAACCCTTTAATAAGTTATGGGTCTATTAAAATTATGCCTAATGTCCTGGATATACATTCGTACTCTTGTTATACAGCTTGGAATATCAGCCAGTAGCTTAGTTTCAATCAAAATAAGTTATATTTATTTAAATAACCTGCGTTCTCTTAATTAAACGCAGGTTGTGATTTTTCGAGATGTATGATTGTCCCTTATTATTTTGTTCCCAGGTAAGAAGCTGGATTTTCCTTGAAGGCATCCTTGCACATGGCTGAACAAAAACCAAAAACTTTTCCTTTGTAATTGGCCGTGTCTGCATAGCCTGCTGATAAAGACATGCCACAAACCGGGTCTTTATCATTATCGATTTTTATATTTGCCGATGTTTTTTCAGGATGTAATAATGGTGTTATAGCACTGTTGTACATCGAACGCACATTCTCCACAATATTTTTATCGGTATTTTGTTCATTGCCTCCTTTGACCGGTGGCTGCGGGTCATACTCCAGATCCAGCATCACCATTTGGGTATACTTTTCGCCTCTGATTTCATTGATCAGGCCCAGGCTCATATCAATACCGGCGGAAACACCAGCACTGGTCCAATACTTACCGCTTTTCACATAGCGCTTATTTTGAGGGATTATTCCGAATTGATCTTTCAAGATTTGCTTTCCAAACCAATGCGTTGTGGCCTGCTGATCCTTTAATAAACCGGTAGCAGCTAAGATCCAGGCACCAGTGCACACACTTGTGGTATATTTAGAGTGAAGGTCGATCGCTTTTATCCAGTTCAGCAGAACGGTATCTTTAGTAGCCATGTAAGTTTCGTTCAATCCGCCGGGAATAACTAAGATATCTAACTGCTTTACCTCAGCGATGGATGAGTCACATTGCACTTTCAGGCCATTTCCCGTAGTGATGAGTCCTTTATGCCGCCCCACAAAAAACACCTTAGCACCCATCAGTTCGCTCAATACATGATAGGGCCCCATAGCATCCAAAACGGCGTAATTATCATAAAGTAAAATGCCTACGGTCTTAATCTTCACTTTAGGCTCAGGAAAGCTTATTGGCATCTGTTGTTCATTATGCTGTTTGGTTGTTGTTCCTGGATCCTTTGTTTTGCTTTTACAAGCTGCAAGCATGAACATCATGGTTGCAGCAAAAAATAGTTTTTTCATCATTCTTGTTTTTTAGAATTTGGCAATAAGGGTTGTTCCATAAGTTCTTGGGCTTCCTAACAGGAATGAATTAAAAGAACCATAGGCTATATACTTTTTATCGGTGATATTTCGGGCCCAAAAGTTTAGTTCAAAATGTTTTGTACTTATACCCGCTTTTGCATTGAATAAACTGTAAGCAGATTGGTTCTTATTGTTGATAAAATCAAATTCGTATGAACCCAGATAGCGATATTCTCCCCGGATAAATGCAGACAGGTTATGTTTGCTGCCTGCGAAGTCATAGGTGTATTGAGTCGCCAGCATTGAACTGACCGGCGGCGTATTGATCGGTTTATTTCCTTTAAAGTTGACCACTGCACCTGCATCAGCACTGTACAATAACAGCGATGCATAGCGTGCATGGGAATAACTGGCATTCCAGTCGATCTGTAAACCTTTTACCGGCAGTGCGGTGACTTCGAGTTCCATCCCCTTGTTATGCATTTCTCCCACGTTGAGGATCAATGCATTGATGCCGTCCATTGCCGTGCTGATTTGTTGGTTATGCTGTTCCAGGTAGAAAGCGGTCAGGTTTAATTTCAGCTTATTGTCCAAAAACGTATTTTTCAAGCCGATCTCGTAATTATCCGAATGCTCGGGCTGGTAAGGAACTTGTGCGGGATTTTTAGCATTGGTATTAAGCCCCCCTGCACGGAAACCACGAGCATAACTGCCATACAATAACACGTTATCCTGTAACTTATAGCTCAGGACAAATTTTGGGGTTACTGCATTGAAATTTGCTGTGTAATACTGCTTTGGTGATGAGACTACCGGATCAGGAT
The sequence above is drawn from the Pedobacter cryoconitis genome and encodes:
- a CDS encoding AraC family transcriptional regulator; the protein is MQTTELPVCSIGLFGDSIRHFWMGELSGLVDTFPILEYPHRQDFYALLLVDNALGEVMVDNQRIRLHDNAKAIIIKPGCISSIDFNRQAKGHIICFTEQFFSLRYNNNILYQFSFLQREAQPHIRLKDQEKTRWHQLIRLSYEEFILQERESKTVLRSYLNIILFELNRLYNPAGFFKLNNMRKEKIHQFEELIDTHFQLKKLPSCYADLLHVSPNYLNKICKEETGQTAGDLIRKRITIEAQRLLHYTNSSVNEIANQLGFESISYFVTSFKKQTGLTPEQFRKKQN
- a CDS encoding SCO family protein; translation: MKIVLVLVFIVLIFGCSRNEIRLPILGNPEVIGKDTIYPTIKPFSFTDQRNELVTNDTFKGKVYIADFIFLSCPTICPKMTIQMKKVYDAYYLDEDVLFLSHTIDPEHDTVEKLRAHSDALGVDPLKWHFVTGEKEAIYSIAADSYFATAHADSKAPGGYVHSGGLLLIDKNQHIRGVYDGTSAEETTRLISDLEILIKEEFPGRAIK
- a CDS encoding DJ-1/PfpI family protein, producing the protein MNRCFLKIASLLVLLITNGCHDRTAEYVEGGSAVLNVAIFVYPGVELLDFAGPAEVFSNAKGFRVYTVAADLGLMRTEKSVIRIYPDYTISNAPQPDIIVLPGAPLEELDPVVNNREVINWIKEVHKKTKLTMSVCTGAQLLSKAGILDYKTVTTHAEAIDTLQRLTPNSKFVGNVRFVEHGKLLSTAGVSAGIDGALHVVAKYRGMKEALFVSAIMEYDKWDANAGLVVGKPNIKQVANTK
- a CDS encoding transporter translates to MKNKIMTALVLVMISITATRACDICGCGVGSYYLGILPEYNKRFIGLRYQHKTLRTHLGPFGERTPITAEEIYRSAELWGGWNFGTRFRVLAFVPYNFNERVSQTGNGTKTGLGDIALMGYYKLLDHKGTLGERLLVQSLWIGGGIKVPTGKYEPTERLAVSESPNNFQLGTASTDFTLNAAYDIRYNDMGVNANVNYKINTENKYEYRYGNKFTTNVLAYYKFRIANKVTVAPNIGVLYETASKDVESKKYDVAVSGGYSLSAVGGVEVAMKGVSFGANYQNVRSQDLAGGRAYAGNRLMVHMSLPF
- a CDS encoding cytochrome-c peroxidase, which encodes MKKKHWIVLCLFGLFILACKKDNPIKEEIEKFLGFQKPANFPEPVYNFANNPVTKEGFELGRALFYEPRLSRNNTITCGSCHIQSSAFTQHGHDVSHGIDDRLGTRNSPPIMNLAWSKAFMWGGGVFDLDLQPITPITTHEEMDENLDNVLNKIRALPKYTAMFKGAFGTEEVTTARFMKALSQFMVMCVSSNSKYDKVMRKEAGATFTANEQAGYVIFKEKCASCHSEPLFTDGSFRNNGLGISTINDKGLYGATLIETDKYKFKVPSLRNLQYTAPYMHDGRFLSLAGVLEHYNSEVQATPNLDPLLNQNGKLGIALNEDQKAKLTAFLNTLNDMDFINNKMLSEQ
- a CDS encoding MbnP family protein, which codes for MMITKGKSLKSILLFSFMLLFAACSKKDDSTPDFQKENLAPLSVEFDNIVGERTLAFNNTGNPYKNAEGEAFTVSRVQYFISNIKVTTAAGNIFTVNPDSSYFLIKGDDKGTRFAKVNVPEGDYTNLTFTLGVDSLRSTMPIDKRTGVLDPAAGGGHDGGGMYWGWNSGYIFFKFEGNSNVVSDDANGDPTGKKQMKYHIGFFGGYSAPTLNNIKLINVDLRTAGIAKVRKDRQSNIHLFVDIMKVFNGKNSFRIAEHPNVMFDDFTAKIAVNFLEMFRHDHTEN
- a CDS encoding cytochrome-c peroxidase encodes the protein MAGKIADLWIPVFILLLATVSSCKKDNTVEEPNPVPHAIKLEVPGNFPAAQQDLDNPLTAEGIELGRMLFYDVRLSGNNRISCASCHRQDLAFTDGVALSTIGVSGKKLDRHAPALFNLAWAKTGLFWDGGSKNLESQAFGPLTSADEMHQDLLELESELKQIPGYVSLFRKAFNEDIKSANMVKALAQFQRTLVSGTSRYDKFKRAEAGGSLSATELLGMSLVNSKCKSCHSGELFTDDGYHNNGIDAAFTDEHEGIFQGRFRVTFDPGDMGKFKTPSLRNVMLTAPYMHDGRFKTIDEVLDHYQSGIKISPTTDMLLNQNHGQAGIPLSQTEREAIIAFLGTLTDYEFTTNKKINNPNP
- a CDS encoding MbnP family protein; its protein translation is MKKLLSIISLSTLLFTSCSKDSDTVPAEADGKATVSFDAVFGSQDFALNKDFTSGTKTLNFSKFRYWVSNVTLVNSKGEEYKVPNSYYLVEETSAVPVQDGAFTYPAKKREDVVLSNIPLGDYKTIKFSIGVDQKYNDNLSLQTGELSQLNGMTNVSWMWMTSYIFSSVGGKVTENGSSKTLLVETGLNANYKTVTLDLPQAVKISSAKDTKIVLNADVAKTIDGMDVVTNPVVGASKAEIMAAVATNYSTKVFSVKSVN
- a CDS encoding DJ-1/PfpI family protein, translating into MMKKLFFAATMMFMLAACKSKTKDPGTTTKQHNEQQMPISFPEPKVKIKTVGILLYDNYAVLDAMGPYHVLSELMGAKVFFVGRHKGLITTGNGLKVQCDSSIAEVKQLDILVIPGGLNETYMATKDTVLLNWIKAIDLHSKYTTSVCTGAWILAATGLLKDQQATTHWFGKQILKDQFGIIPQNKRYVKSGKYWTSAGVSAGIDMSLGLINEIRGEKYTQMVMLDLEYDPQPPVKGGNEQNTDKNIVENVRSMYNSAITPLLHPEKTSANIKIDNDKDPVCGMSLSAGYADTANYKGKVFGFCSAMCKDAFKENPASYLGTK